One Cellulomonas sp. NS3 genomic region harbors:
- a CDS encoding DUF4832 domain-containing protein, whose translation MIVGAVLALVAGLLVAPGTAHAATTTYTADNSIFPNPERGFRDSVDILRVSAAEIRSARSTHSITLLHSYLRLDAFRTSDIDRATLDGLSAGLATVRANGAKVVLRASYNFGPYPDSEPDASESRIARHLDQLAPVLAANADVIAFVEAGFIGAWGEWHTSTNGHDTNVDAKVRILTNILAAAPSEQVALRYPSDVRLVQSRLGSAAFDRIGSHLDCYGASDPGDMGTWGRDGSTPQADKALIAAVGVDGFVGGETCNHVNTTRADCTTALAEMPAMHFTQLNIEYEPTVIQNYRDQGCFDTMQRNFGYRLRVTTATYPTSLSPGGVMPLEIGVVNSGWASVLNPRPVFAVLDGPGGQFPIALSADPRTWESGQNALVSQSVTVPSNVPAGTYRLALWLPDEAIALRGDPRYSIRLANTGTWDAATGLNVLATGITVGAQSDTSPPSVPTGVRATVSGSSPTVAWTASSDAAGGSGVAGYEVLRGGTVVGTVGRDATTFTQTGLPAGAYSYTVRAYDGAGNRSAASAAATVTVAATAGVPRLVLDNYDGNPAWGTGRNDLGRWTGANSFANGSGAGVVSGGALRLQYARTGWFASDVTRDLSDRSVMVVRVRGLMGGEQNHIGVSIGGVTQRFGEYSTSSGGNAVITTAFQDIRIPLVANGINRAAPGQLALSFWHGGSSTVWIDEIRFE comes from the coding sequence GTGATCGTCGGAGCGGTGCTCGCGCTGGTGGCGGGGCTCCTCGTGGCGCCAGGGACGGCGCACGCGGCCACGACGACGTACACCGCGGACAACAGCATCTTCCCCAACCCCGAACGCGGGTTCCGCGACAGCGTCGACATCCTGCGGGTGTCCGCCGCGGAGATACGGTCCGCCAGGTCGACGCACAGCATCACCTTGCTGCACTCGTACCTGCGCCTCGACGCGTTCCGCACGTCGGACATCGACCGGGCCACGCTCGACGGGCTGTCCGCCGGCCTCGCGACGGTGCGCGCGAACGGTGCCAAGGTGGTCCTGCGTGCCTCGTACAACTTCGGGCCCTACCCCGACTCCGAGCCCGACGCGTCGGAGAGCCGGATCGCCAGGCATCTCGACCAGCTGGCCCCGGTGCTCGCCGCGAACGCGGACGTGATCGCGTTCGTCGAGGCCGGCTTCATCGGTGCGTGGGGGGAGTGGCACACCTCGACCAACGGGCACGACACGAACGTCGACGCCAAGGTGCGGATCCTCACGAACATCCTCGCGGCGGCCCCCAGCGAGCAGGTCGCGCTGCGCTACCCCAGCGACGTGCGCCTCGTGCAGTCCCGCCTGGGTTCAGCCGCATTCGACCGCATCGGCAGCCACCTGGACTGCTACGGCGCCTCGGACCCGGGCGACATGGGGACCTGGGGCCGCGACGGCAGCACGCCCCAGGCGGACAAGGCGCTCATCGCGGCGGTCGGAGTCGACGGCTTCGTCGGGGGTGAGACCTGCAACCACGTGAACACGACGCGGGCCGACTGCACGACCGCGCTGGCGGAGATGCCGGCCATGCACTTCACGCAGCTGAACATCGAGTACGAGCCCACGGTCATCCAGAACTACCGTGACCAAGGGTGCTTCGACACGATGCAGCGGAACTTCGGCTACCGGCTGCGCGTCACGACTGCCACGTATCCCACGAGTCTCAGTCCGGGCGGCGTGATGCCGCTCGAGATCGGCGTCGTGAACTCCGGGTGGGCCTCCGTCCTCAACCCCCGACCCGTCTTCGCCGTGCTGGACGGTCCGGGCGGCCAGTTCCCGATCGCGCTGTCGGCCGATCCGCGGACGTGGGAGTCGGGCCAGAACGCCCTGGTCAGCCAGAGCGTCACCGTGCCGTCGAACGTCCCGGCCGGGACCTACCGACTGGCGCTGTGGCTGCCGGACGAGGCCATCGCCCTGCGCGGTGACCCCCGCTACAGCATCCGGCTCGCCAACACCGGCACATGGGACGCCGCGACGGGCCTGAACGTCCTCGCGACGGGCATCACGGTGGGCGCGCAGTCCGACACGTCGCCGCCCTCCGTGCCGACCGGTGTCCGGGCGACGGTGAGCGGCTCGTCGCCGACCGTCGCGTGGACCGCTTCCAGCGACGCCGCGGGCGGATCTGGTGTGGCGGGATACGAGGTGCTCCGCGGGGGCACGGTCGTCGGCACGGTCGGGCGTGACGCGACGACGTTCACGCAGACGGGCCTGCCCGCCGGCGCCTACAGCTACACGGTGCGCGCCTACGACGGCGCCGGGAACCGCTCGGCCGCGTCTGCAGCCGCGACCGTCACTGTCGCCGCCACGGCCGGTGTGCCGCGGCTCGTGCTCGACAACTACGACGGCAACCCGGCATGGGGCACCGGCCGGAACGACCTCGGCAGGTGGACGGGTGCGAACTCGTTCGCGAACGGGTCCGGAGCCGGCGTGGTCAGCGGTGGAGCGCTGCGGCTGCAGTACGCCCGCACCGGCTGGTTCGCCTCGGACGTCACCCGCGACCTGAGCGACCGGTCGGTCATGGTCGTCCGGGTCCGCGGCCTCATGGGCGGTGAGCAGAACCACATCGGCGTCTCGATCGGTGGTGTCACCCAGCGGTTCGGCGAGTACTCCACCAGCAGCGGAGGGAACGCCGTCATCACGACCGCGTTCCAGGACATCCGCATCCCGCTGGTCGCCAACGGGATCAACCGTGCCGCGCCGGGTCAGCTGGCGCTGAGCTTCTGGCACGGCGGGAGCAGCACCGTCTGGATCGACGAGATCCGCTTCGAGTAG
- a CDS encoding phosphoketolase family protein, whose amino-acid sequence MSTTTSQHTSWRTGTGAAVTDETLRRIDAWWRAANYLSVGQIYLLANPLLREPLTRDHVKPRLLGHWGTTPGLNFLYAHLNRVIAEREQSTIYITGPGHGGPGLVANAYLEGTYSEVYSDITQDEEGVRRLFRQFSFPGGIPSHVAPETPGSIHEGGELGYALSHAYGAAFDNPDLLVATVIGDGEAETGPLATSWHSNKFVDPRTDGVVLPILHLNGYKIANPTVLARIPEEELLDLMRGYGHKPYVFTGGFDQEDHGAVHARFAALLDEVLDEIAAIKARANEGDETRPQWPMIVFRTPKGWTCPPVIDGKQVEDSWRSHQVPLASARDTEEHLQVLDGWLRSYRSEELFDESGRLVEDVAALAPAGTLRMSDNPHTNGGLLLKDLRLPDFRDFAVDVPVPGGSISEATRVLGQWLTEVIRLNPDNFRIFGPDETASNRLQAVFDVTDKVWNAEYKSDKVDDHLARVGRVVEMLSEHQCQGWLEGYLLTGRHGLFNCYEAFIHIIDSMFNQHAKWLKVTDDIPWRRPIASLNYLLSSHVWRQDHNGFSHQDPGFIDHVVNKKSDIIRVYLPPDANTLLSTYDHCLRSRQYVNVVVSGKQPAPNFLTMDQAVAHCTRGLGIWDWAGTERPGEDPDVVLGCAGDVPTLEVLAAADILKQELPDLKVRVVNVVDLMRLQDEREHPHGLSDRDFDTLFTTDKPVVFAYHGYPWLIHRLTYRRKGHSNIHVRGYKEEGTTTTPFDMVMLNDLDRFHLVMDVIDHTPGLRSKAASLRQRMDDRRIEAREYTRRHGEDIPEVRDWVWPDAGETGRDASGTEYDGQRQTFAGHDATAATGGDNE is encoded by the coding sequence ATGAGCACGACGACCTCGCAGCACACCTCCTGGCGGACAGGAACCGGCGCCGCCGTCACCGACGAGACGCTCCGCCGCATCGACGCGTGGTGGCGCGCCGCCAACTACCTCTCGGTGGGGCAGATCTACCTGCTCGCCAACCCGCTGCTGCGTGAGCCGCTCACGCGCGACCACGTCAAGCCGCGCCTGCTGGGTCACTGGGGCACGACCCCGGGCCTCAACTTCCTCTACGCGCACCTCAACCGCGTCATCGCGGAGCGCGAGCAGTCGACGATCTACATCACCGGCCCCGGCCACGGCGGCCCCGGCCTCGTGGCGAACGCGTACCTCGAGGGCACGTACTCCGAGGTGTACTCCGACATCACGCAGGACGAGGAGGGCGTGCGCCGGCTGTTCCGGCAGTTCTCCTTCCCGGGCGGCATCCCGAGCCACGTGGCGCCCGAGACGCCCGGGTCGATCCACGAGGGCGGCGAGCTCGGCTACGCGCTCTCGCACGCGTACGGCGCGGCGTTCGACAACCCGGACCTGCTGGTCGCGACGGTCATCGGCGACGGCGAGGCCGAGACCGGCCCGCTCGCCACGAGCTGGCACTCGAACAAGTTCGTCGACCCGCGGACCGACGGCGTCGTGCTGCCGATCCTGCACCTCAACGGGTACAAGATCGCGAACCCGACGGTCCTCGCGCGCATCCCCGAGGAGGAGCTCCTCGACCTCATGCGCGGCTACGGCCACAAGCCGTACGTGTTCACCGGCGGGTTCGACCAGGAGGACCACGGGGCGGTCCACGCCCGCTTCGCCGCGCTGCTCGACGAGGTGCTCGACGAGATCGCCGCGATCAAGGCCCGCGCGAACGAGGGCGACGAGACCCGCCCGCAGTGGCCGATGATCGTCTTCCGGACCCCCAAGGGCTGGACGTGCCCGCCGGTCATCGACGGCAAGCAGGTCGAGGACTCCTGGCGCTCGCACCAGGTACCGCTCGCGAGCGCGCGCGACACCGAGGAGCACCTCCAGGTGCTCGACGGCTGGCTGCGCTCGTACCGCTCCGAGGAGCTGTTCGACGAGAGCGGCCGGCTCGTCGAGGACGTGGCCGCGCTCGCGCCGGCCGGGACGCTGCGGATGAGCGACAACCCGCACACCAACGGCGGGCTGCTGCTCAAGGACCTGCGCCTGCCCGACTTCCGCGACTTCGCGGTCGACGTGCCCGTCCCCGGCGGGTCGATCAGCGAGGCGACCCGCGTGCTGGGCCAGTGGCTCACCGAGGTCATCCGCCTCAACCCCGACAACTTCCGGATCTTCGGGCCCGACGAGACGGCGTCCAACCGGCTGCAGGCCGTGTTCGACGTGACGGACAAGGTCTGGAACGCCGAGTACAAGAGCGACAAGGTCGACGACCACCTGGCCCGCGTGGGGCGGGTCGTCGAGATGCTGTCGGAGCACCAGTGCCAGGGCTGGCTCGAGGGGTACCTGCTCACCGGGCGCCACGGGCTGTTCAACTGCTACGAGGCGTTCATCCACATCATCGACTCGATGTTCAACCAGCACGCGAAGTGGCTCAAGGTCACCGACGACATCCCGTGGCGCCGGCCCATCGCGAGCCTCAACTACCTGCTCTCGAGCCACGTGTGGCGCCAGGACCACAACGGCTTCAGCCACCAGGACCCGGGCTTCATCGACCACGTGGTCAACAAGAAGTCCGACATCATCCGGGTGTACCTGCCGCCGGACGCGAACACGCTGCTCTCGACGTACGACCACTGCCTGCGCAGCCGGCAGTACGTCAACGTGGTCGTCTCCGGCAAGCAGCCCGCGCCGAACTTCCTGACGATGGACCAGGCGGTCGCGCACTGCACGCGCGGCCTCGGCATCTGGGACTGGGCCGGCACGGAGCGCCCGGGCGAGGACCCGGACGTCGTGCTCGGCTGCGCGGGCGACGTGCCGACGCTCGAGGTGCTCGCCGCGGCGGACATCCTCAAGCAGGAGCTGCCGGACCTCAAGGTGCGCGTGGTCAACGTCGTCGACCTCATGCGCCTCCAGGACGAGCGCGAGCACCCGCACGGGCTCTCGGACCGCGACTTCGACACGCTGTTCACGACCGACAAGCCCGTCGTGTTCGCGTACCACGGCTACCCGTGGCTCATCCACCGCCTCACGTACCGCCGCAAGGGCCACTCGAACATCCACGTGCGCGGGTACAAGGAGGAGGGCACGACGACGACGCCGTTCGACATGGTCATGCTCAACGACCTCGACCGGTTCCACCTGGTGATGGACGTCATCGACCACACCCCGGGCCTGCGCTCGAAGGCCGCGAGCCTGCGCCAGCGCATGGACGACCGCCGGATCGAGGCCCGCGAGTACACGCGCCGCCACGGCGAGGACATCCCCGAGGTGCGCGACTGGGTCTGGCCCGACGCGGGCGAGACCGGCCGGGACGCGAGCGGCACGGAGTACGACGGCCAGCGGCAGACCTTCGCCGGCCACGACGCCACCGCCGCGACCGGCGGCGACAACGAGTGA
- a CDS encoding GuaB3 family IMP dehydrogenase-related protein → MSNEIEIGRGKRGRRAYSFDDIAVVPSRRTRDPEEVSVSWQIDAYQFELPVVAAPMDSVMSPATAVALGRAGGLGVLDLEGIWTRYESPEPLLAEIAELDSADATARMQEIYAAPIDADLIALRLKEIRAAGVTVAGALSPQRTREFSKVVVDAGVDLFVIRGTTVSAEHVSGRAEPLNLKRFIYELDVPVIVGGASTYTAALHLMRTGAAGVLVGFGGGAAHTTRTSLGIHAPMATAVADVAAARRDYLDESGGRYVHVLTDGGVGRSGDIVKAIACGADAVMLGAALARATEAPGQGWHWGPEAHHPQLPRGERVRVGSSGTLEQVLFGPGHTADGTLNLIGALRRSMATTGYSDLKELQRVEVVVSPYQPH, encoded by the coding sequence GTGAGCAACGAGATCGAGATCGGGCGCGGCAAGCGGGGACGCCGCGCGTACTCCTTCGACGACATCGCGGTGGTGCCCTCACGGCGCACGCGCGACCCCGAGGAGGTCTCGGTCAGCTGGCAGATCGACGCCTACCAGTTCGAGCTCCCGGTGGTCGCCGCGCCGATGGACTCGGTCATGAGCCCCGCGACGGCGGTCGCGCTCGGCCGGGCCGGCGGGCTCGGGGTGCTCGATCTCGAGGGCATCTGGACGCGCTACGAGTCGCCGGAGCCGCTGCTCGCCGAGATCGCCGAGCTCGACAGCGCCGACGCGACGGCCCGCATGCAGGAGATCTACGCGGCGCCGATCGACGCCGACCTCATCGCGCTGCGCCTCAAGGAGATCCGCGCCGCGGGCGTGACCGTCGCGGGCGCCCTCTCGCCGCAGCGCACGCGCGAGTTCTCGAAGGTCGTCGTCGACGCCGGGGTCGACCTGTTCGTCATCCGCGGGACCACGGTCTCGGCCGAGCACGTCTCGGGCCGCGCGGAGCCGCTCAACCTCAAGCGCTTCATCTACGAGCTCGACGTGCCGGTCATCGTCGGCGGCGCGTCCACGTACACCGCGGCGCTGCACCTCATGCGGACCGGCGCGGCCGGCGTCCTCGTGGGCTTCGGCGGCGGCGCGGCGCACACCACGCGCACGTCGCTCGGCATCCACGCCCCGATGGCGACCGCGGTCGCGGACGTCGCGGCGGCGCGGCGCGACTACCTCGACGAGTCGGGCGGGCGCTACGTGCACGTCCTGACCGACGGCGGCGTCGGGCGCTCGGGCGACATCGTCAAGGCCATCGCGTGCGGCGCGGACGCGGTCATGCTCGGTGCGGCGCTCGCCCGCGCGACCGAGGCGCCGGGCCAGGGCTGGCACTGGGGACCCGAGGCGCACCACCCGCAGCTCCCGCGCGGCGAGCGGGTCCGCGTCGGCTCGTCGGGCACGCTCGAGCAGGTGCTCTTCGGCCCCGGCCACACCGCCGACGGCACGCTCAACCTCATCGGGGCGCTGCGGCGCTCGATGGCGACCACCGGCTACTCGGACCTCAAGGAGCTGCAGCGCGTCGAGGTCGTCGTCTCGCCATACCAGCCGCACTGA
- the pta gene encoding phosphate acetyltransferase: MARSIYLTSSEGETGKSTVALGLVDLLTRTVQRVGVFRPVARSTDTRDYVLELLLAHDGVDLAYEDCVGVTYEQVHADPEAALAEIVQRYHAVERQCDAVVIVGTDYTDVAGPTELAYNARIAANLGAPVLLVVSGYGRTPEAVRQAAEVSLSELEANHAHAIAVVANRCDPGALDRVRVALGSDVPAWALPEEPFLSAPTVRQLMEAVGGHLTVGDEELLSREVVDVLVGAMSIEHLLDRLHDGVVVITPGDRSDILLGLLTAHAAEGFPSLSGIILNGGFYPPPTVARLVEGLGARLPIIRTDLGTFRSAGAAARTRGRLSGDSQRKVDLALALFEKHVDGSALLAALEVPRIEVVTPLMFEYELLDRARSSRKKIVLPEGNDDRILRAASTLLQRGVADITLLGDETAIRARGVELGLRLDDAHVVDPASGELFERFAAEYTELRRHKGMTLDRAREIVADVSYFGTMMVQLGLADGMVSGALHTTAHTIKPSFEIIKTVPGVSIVSSVFLMCLEDRVLVYGDCAVNPDPTAEQLADIAISSAATASQFGIEPRVAMLSYSTGASGSGADVDKVRRATELVRERRPDLSVEGPIQYDAAVDASVAQTKMPDSAVAGRATVFVFPDLNTGNNTYKAVQRSAGAVAVGPVLQGLRKPVNDLSRGALVQDIVNTVAITAIQAQALDALGAPDPEGLS; this comes from the coding sequence GTGGCCCGCAGCATCTACCTGACGTCCTCCGAGGGCGAGACCGGCAAGTCGACCGTCGCGCTCGGGCTCGTCGACCTCCTCACCCGCACCGTGCAGCGGGTCGGGGTGTTCCGTCCCGTCGCGCGCTCGACCGACACGCGCGACTACGTGCTCGAGCTGCTGCTCGCGCACGACGGCGTGGACCTGGCGTACGAGGACTGCGTCGGCGTGACGTACGAGCAGGTGCACGCCGACCCCGAGGCGGCGCTCGCCGAGATCGTCCAGCGCTACCACGCGGTCGAGCGGCAGTGCGACGCCGTGGTGATCGTCGGGACGGACTACACCGACGTCGCGGGCCCGACCGAGCTCGCGTACAACGCGCGCATCGCCGCGAACCTGGGCGCGCCGGTCCTGCTCGTCGTGAGCGGGTACGGCCGCACGCCCGAGGCCGTCCGGCAGGCCGCCGAGGTCTCGCTGTCCGAGCTCGAGGCGAACCACGCGCACGCGATCGCGGTCGTCGCGAACCGCTGCGACCCGGGTGCGCTCGACCGGGTGCGCGTCGCCCTCGGCTCCGACGTCCCCGCGTGGGCGCTGCCCGAGGAGCCGTTCCTCTCGGCGCCGACGGTCCGCCAGCTCATGGAGGCCGTGGGCGGGCACCTCACGGTCGGCGACGAGGAGCTGCTCTCGCGCGAGGTCGTGGACGTCCTCGTCGGCGCGATGTCGATCGAGCACCTGCTCGACCGGCTGCACGACGGCGTCGTCGTCATCACCCCGGGCGACCGCTCCGACATCCTGCTCGGCCTGCTCACCGCGCACGCGGCCGAGGGCTTCCCGTCGCTGTCCGGCATCATCCTCAACGGCGGCTTCTACCCGCCGCCGACCGTGGCCCGCCTCGTCGAGGGCCTCGGCGCGCGCCTGCCGATCATCCGCACCGACCTGGGGACGTTCCGCAGCGCGGGCGCCGCGGCCCGCACCCGGGGCCGGCTGAGCGGCGACTCGCAGCGCAAGGTCGACCTCGCGCTCGCGCTGTTCGAGAAGCACGTCGACGGCTCCGCGCTGCTCGCGGCGCTCGAGGTGCCGCGCATCGAGGTCGTCACGCCGCTCATGTTCGAGTACGAGCTGCTCGACCGGGCGCGCTCCTCGCGGAAGAAGATCGTGCTCCCCGAGGGCAACGACGACCGCATCCTGCGCGCCGCCTCGACGTTGCTCCAGCGCGGGGTCGCGGACATCACGCTGCTCGGCGACGAGACGGCGATCCGGGCCCGCGGCGTCGAGCTCGGGCTGCGGCTCGACGACGCCCACGTCGTCGACCCCGCGTCGGGCGAGCTCTTCGAGCGCTTCGCGGCCGAGTACACCGAGCTCCGCCGGCACAAGGGCATGACGCTCGACCGGGCCCGCGAGATCGTCGCGGACGTGTCGTACTTCGGCACGATGATGGTCCAGCTCGGGCTCGCGGACGGCATGGTCTCGGGCGCGCTGCACACCACGGCGCACACGATCAAGCCGTCGTTCGAGATCATCAAGACGGTCCCGGGCGTCTCCATCGTCTCGTCGGTGTTCCTCATGTGCCTCGAGGACCGCGTCCTGGTCTACGGCGACTGCGCCGTCAACCCGGACCCGACCGCGGAGCAGCTCGCCGACATCGCGATCTCCTCGGCGGCCACCGCGAGCCAGTTCGGGATCGAGCCGCGCGTCGCGATGCTCTCGTACTCGACGGGCGCGTCCGGCTCCGGCGCGGACGTCGACAAGGTCCGCCGCGCCACCGAGCTCGTACGCGAGCGCCGCCCCGACCTGAGCGTCGAGGGCCCCATCCAGTACGACGCGGCGGTCGACGCCTCCGTCGCGCAGACCAAGATGCCCGACTCCGCGGTCGCCGGCCGCGCCACCGTCTTCGTGTTCCCCGACCTCAACACCGGGAACAACACCTACAAGGCGGTCCAGCGCTCCGCGGGCGCCGTCGCCGTCGGCCCCGTGCTGCAGGGTCTGCGCAAGCCGGTCAACGACCTCTCGCGCGGCGCCCTCGTCCAGGACATCGTCAACACGGTCGCGATCACCGCGATCCAGGCGCAGGCGCTCGACGCGCTCGGCGCGCCCGACCCGGAAGGCCTCTCGTGA
- a CDS encoding succinic semialdehyde dehydrogenase, giving the protein MAHDDEHVQLIDPETDPLATYVLEPDDVRTLLARVVTSPGHETRTTYAPFTGGPIAAVPLSTPDDVARAVRSARRAQHTWAALPLRRRADVLLRLHDLVLAHQSDVLDLIQLENGKSRASAYEEVVDVALVARHYAVKARAYLAARRSGGILPGLTGTRVVRHPLGVVGVVAPWNFPLTLALSDVLPALVAGNAVVLRPDPQTALTALWAAEQLEAAGLPPGVLQVVVGDGPTVGAAVVEHVDQVSFTGSTATGRVVARRAAERLIPATLELGGKNPMYVADDVDVETAAEGAVRACFASTGQLCVSIERLYVHEAVAEEFLAAFVRRTRALSLGAGLDYVADVGSLTSAAQLATVVEHVEDALTHGARVLAGGVHRTDLGPYFYEPTILDGVTEDARVHREETFGPVVSVYRVASDDEAVAAMNDSDLGLNASVWTRSARRGAALAARVRAGTVNVNEGYAAAWSSLGAPQGGRGQSGLGHRHGPEGLWATTATQTVAVQRGVHGRAGLPGIGLRRVYELDAEQWTSMMTGALRVMKALRRP; this is encoded by the coding sequence ATGGCGCACGACGACGAGCACGTCCAGCTGATCGACCCGGAGACCGACCCGCTCGCGACGTACGTGCTCGAGCCCGACGACGTCCGCACGCTCCTCGCGCGCGTCGTGACGTCGCCCGGGCACGAGACGCGCACGACGTACGCACCGTTCACGGGCGGGCCGATCGCGGCCGTCCCGCTCTCGACGCCCGACGACGTCGCCCGCGCCGTCCGGTCGGCGCGCCGCGCGCAGCACACGTGGGCCGCCCTGCCGCTGCGCCGCCGCGCGGACGTGCTGCTGCGGCTGCACGACCTCGTCCTGGCGCACCAGAGCGACGTCCTCGACCTGATCCAGCTCGAGAACGGCAAGTCACGGGCCAGCGCCTACGAGGAGGTCGTCGACGTCGCGCTGGTCGCGCGGCACTACGCCGTCAAGGCCCGGGCGTACCTGGCGGCGCGGCGCAGCGGCGGCATCCTGCCGGGGCTCACCGGCACGCGCGTGGTGCGCCACCCGCTCGGCGTCGTCGGCGTCGTCGCACCGTGGAACTTCCCGCTCACCCTCGCGCTCAGCGATGTCCTCCCGGCGCTCGTCGCGGGCAACGCCGTGGTGCTGCGCCCGGACCCGCAGACGGCGCTGACCGCGCTGTGGGCCGCCGAGCAGCTCGAGGCCGCGGGCCTCCCGCCCGGGGTGCTCCAGGTCGTGGTCGGCGACGGGCCCACGGTCGGGGCGGCGGTCGTCGAGCACGTCGACCAGGTGAGCTTCACGGGCTCGACCGCGACCGGCCGGGTCGTCGCGCGGCGGGCCGCGGAGCGGCTGATCCCCGCGACGCTCGAGCTCGGCGGCAAGAACCCGATGTACGTCGCGGACGACGTCGACGTCGAGACGGCCGCGGAGGGTGCGGTGCGGGCCTGCTTCGCGAGCACGGGCCAGCTCTGCGTGTCGATCGAGCGGCTGTACGTGCACGAGGCCGTGGCCGAGGAGTTCCTCGCGGCGTTCGTCCGGCGCACCCGCGCGCTGTCGCTCGGCGCCGGTCTCGACTACGTGGCCGACGTCGGCTCGCTCACGTCGGCCGCGCAGCTCGCGACCGTCGTCGAGCACGTCGAGGACGCCCTGACCCACGGCGCGCGCGTGCTCGCGGGCGGGGTGCACCGCACCGACCTCGGGCCGTACTTCTACGAGCCGACCATCCTCGACGGCGTCACGGAGGACGCCCGGGTGCACCGCGAGGAGACGTTCGGGCCGGTCGTGTCGGTGTACCGGGTCGCCTCGGACGACGAGGCCGTCGCCGCGATGAACGACAGCGACCTCGGGCTCAACGCGAGCGTGTGGACCCGAAGCGCCCGACGCGGGGCCGCGCTCGCTGCCCGGGTGCGCGCGGGCACGGTCAACGTGAACGAGGGGTACGCCGCCGCGTGGTCGTCGCTCGGTGCGCCGCAGGGCGGCCGGGGGCAGTCGGGCCTGGGGCACCGGCACGGGCCCGAGGGGCTGTGGGCGACGACCGCGACGCAGACCGTCGCGGTGCAGCGCGGCGTCCACGGGCGGGCCGGTCTGCCCGGGATCGGGCTGCGGCGGGTGTACGAGCTCGACGCCGAGCAGTGGACGTCGATGATGACCGGGGCGCTGCGGGTCATGAAGGCCTTGCGGCGACCGTGA
- a CDS encoding acetate/propionate family kinase: MSTRVLVINSGSSSIKYQLLDVDTHEALATGLVERIGQPTGRLKHTGPAGTTTLEQPVPDHEAGMALVLQLFEEHGPRLVEQELAAVGHRIVQGGSVFAGPAVIDDAVLQQIDDLSSLAPLHNPANVSGVRAARHAFPSTPHVAVFDTAFHSTLEPAAYEYAIDREVARRYAIRRYGAHGTSHLYVSRQTAAFLGKDPADLNVIVLHLGNGASATAVRGGRSVETSMGLTPLEGLVMGTRSGDIDPAVLFHLARVAGMSIDELDDLLNRRSGMLGLAGHTDMRDVHAAVEAGDENARTALDVYYHRIKGYVGSYYAHLGRVDAIVFTAGIGENDEHVRAGALAGLERLGIVVDPERNAGRVTEEKVISPDGAEVTVLVIPTNEELEIARQAVETISAG, translated from the coding sequence GTGAGCACTCGCGTCCTCGTCATCAACTCCGGCTCGTCCTCGATCAAGTACCAGCTGCTCGACGTCGACACGCACGAGGCCCTCGCCACGGGGCTCGTCGAGCGGATCGGGCAGCCGACCGGCAGGCTCAAGCACACCGGGCCGGCCGGGACGACGACGCTCGAGCAGCCCGTCCCCGACCACGAGGCCGGCATGGCGCTGGTCCTGCAGCTGTTCGAGGAGCACGGCCCGCGCCTCGTCGAGCAGGAGCTCGCGGCCGTCGGCCACCGCATCGTGCAGGGCGGCAGCGTCTTCGCCGGCCCCGCGGTGATCGACGACGCGGTGCTGCAGCAGATCGACGACCTCTCGTCGCTCGCGCCGCTGCACAACCCCGCGAACGTCTCGGGCGTACGGGCCGCGCGCCACGCGTTCCCGTCGACACCGCACGTCGCGGTCTTCGACACCGCGTTCCACAGCACGCTCGAGCCCGCCGCGTACGAGTACGCGATCGACCGCGAGGTCGCCCGCCGCTACGCGATCCGGCGCTACGGCGCGCACGGCACCTCGCACCTGTACGTCTCCCGCCAGACGGCCGCGTTCCTCGGCAAGGACCCCGCCGACCTCAACGTCATCGTGCTGCACCTCGGCAACGGCGCCTCGGCGACCGCGGTCCGCGGCGGGCGGTCGGTCGAGACGTCGATGGGCCTGACCCCGCTGGAGGGCCTGGTCATGGGCACGCGCTCGGGCGACATCGACCCCGCCGTGCTGTTCCACCTGGCCCGCGTCGCCGGGATGTCGATCGACGAGCTCGACGACCTGCTCAACCGCCGGTCGGGGATGCTCGGGCTCGCCGGGCACACCGACATGCGCGACGTGCACGCCGCCGTCGAGGCGGGCGACGAGAACGCCCGCACCGCGCTCGACGTGTACTACCACCGCATCAAGGGCTACGTCGGCAGCTACTACGCGCACCTCGGGCGGGTCGACGCGATCGTGTTCACCGCGGGCATCGGCGAGAACGACGAGCACGTCCGGGCCGGCGCGCTCGCCGGTCTCGAGCGCCTCGGCATCGTGGTCGACCCGGAGCGCAACGCCGGGCGGGTCACCGAGGAGAAGGTCATCTCGCCGGACGGAGCCGAGGTCACGGTGCTCGTGATCCCGACCAACGAGGAGCTCGAGATCGCCCGCCAGGCGGTCGAGACGATCTCCGCGGGCTGA